In Colias croceus chromosome 12, ilColCroc2.1, one genomic interval encodes:
- the LOC123696095 gene encoding cyclin-dependent kinase 12 isoform X1: MERSHDKRHSKHHKEKHKKHSHKKHRSHSSGTHDQSYATSNSVKPLVEYSDVSSEDLSAPEAGEIESEASSIGRHIADDLDRTRKSHSVRTFLDNKISVTTTSRRAADEYALIRDSSSAARKKRDLDYDDELEFDRYKKKGKRKKDKKKKKKRSKHRSKSASLESVSPDDRLLTETARPPTPQRYTQVPISEWEKPSSPLHNGSCSPVSPTTPPILRDRHDISPRHRIDHHEPHNLLPYSPLRERSPLISIDLCTSRRRQKSSTPHTPSIPPYHDTVTIDSDNEEYESRRREYWHEQHRLANEVMVISDSPVHESRSREFSPRRHRKRSPHRRRSRERERHRDHRLHHRSDSRSSLKRRRSASRTKRRSSSPPRHRTKHKEPSRDRHRSRHDSPSPPTNVLQRRIDFKEKISDTSLFAELVKDKHKRAKKLQEILNQKEEESQGAMSSTASINNADILTIDELSNATADSSTQASKENGDTHPKGQDVVDIPMPLAEDSQPQPPAPPPQEPPPEPPQPPDEPVTANGDAETNGEEPTSTPPITNTVAKGGSVVESVLLNSQQPPLPKPKSLTKLPMPPNTQVEDIKTLANESPLSTPSPSPVKKPEKPKKTGIMNLPMPPVIPGSEELSGDEVEGSTPPPVSHSDRYSHVFTRKKDSNSGAKLKRPRILKRRGSKVVPVVTATHHAKDWGEKCVDGFQVITQIGEGTYGQVYKARDKNTGQLVALKKVRLENEKEGFPITAVREIKILRQLNHKNIVNLREIVTDKQDAMDFRKDKGSFYLVFEYMDHDLMGLLESKMVDFTESHNASIMRQLLDGLAYCHRKNFLHRDIKCSNILMNNKGEVKLGDFGLARLWSAEDRQRPYTNKVITLWYRPPELLLGEERYGPAVDVWSMGCILGELFLKHPLFQANMEMMQLEMISRVCGTPVPGVWPNVVNLPLWHTLRPKRFHKRCVREHFAFMPAPALHLLDRMLELDPDRRITAEEALKSQWLKSVVPDQMPAPELPTWQDCHELWSKQRRRQQREQEQGKPKGYNADDKDFKQNESSNQSDSSFKSDFKEFKPDPPQETGQVK, encoded by the exons ATGGAGCGGAGCCACGACAAGCGACATAGCAAGCACCACAAGGAGAAACATAAGAAACATTCGCACAAGAAGCACAGGAGTCATTCCAGCGGTACACACGATCAATCTTATGCTACTAGTAACTCAGTTAAACCCCTGGTGGAGTATTCCGATGTGAGCTCCGAGGATCTGTCGGCCCCGGAGGCCGGCGAGATCGAGAGCGAGGCTAGTTCGATCGGAAGGCACATTGCCGACGACCTAGATAGAACCAGGAAATCCCACTCGGTCCGCACGTTTCTCGACAACAAGATCTCGGTCACGACCACGAGCCGTCGGGCTGCGGACGAATACGCTCTCATCCGTGATTCTTCTTCAGCAGCGAGGAAGAAGCGCGACCTGGACTACGACGATGAGCTGGAGTTCGATCGTTACAAGAAGAAGGGGAAAAGAAAGAAGGAcaagaagaagaaaaagaagagGTCCAAACATCGATCGAAGTCCGCAAGCTTAGAGAGCGTGTCGCCAGACGATCGCTTGCTGACCGAGACCGCTAGGCCGCCGACGCCGCAGCGGTACACACAAGTGCCTATAAGCGAATGGGAGAAACCGTCCTCACCGCTCCATAATGGTTCATGTTCTCCTGTCTCCCCTACGACCCCGCCAATATTGCGGGACAGACATGACATATCACCGAGGCATAGGATTGATCATCATGAACCACACAACTTATTACCATATTCTCCACTACGTGAGAGATCTCCATTAATCAG TATTGACTTATG CACAAGCAGAAGGCGGCAGAAGTCTTCCACACCGCACACACCATCCATTCCACCATACCATGATACTGTGACTATAGATTCTGATAACGAGGAATATGAGAGCCGTCGTAGGGAATACTGGCATGAGCAGCACAGGCTGGCTAACGAAGTTATGGTTATTTCAG ACTCGCCGGTGCACGAGTCGCGCAGCCGCGAGTTCAGCCCGCGGCGGCACCGCAAGCGCAGCCCGCACCGCCGCCGCAGCCGCGAGCGGGAGCGACACCGGGACCATCGCCTGCACCACCG GTCGGACAGCCGCAGTTCGCTCAAGCGTCGCCGTTCAGCGTCACGCACTAAGCGACGCTCGTCATCTCCGCCGCGACACCGAACCAAGCATAAGGAGCCCAGTCGGGATCGGCACAG AAGCAGGCACGACTCGCCGAGCCCGCCGACTAACGTTCTGCAGCGTAGGATAGACTTCAAGGAGAAGATCAGCGATACCAGTCTGTTTGCTGAACTGGTCAAGGACAAGCATAAGAGAGCTAAG AAACTGCAAGAGATTCTGAACCAAAAGGAGGAAGAGTCTCAGGGTGCGATGTCGAGCACGGCGTCCATCAACAACGCGGACATTCTGACGATAGACGAACTATCCAATGCAACGGCTGATAGTTCTACGCAG GCGTCCAAAGAGAACGGTGACACGCACCCCAAGGGCCAGGACGTGGTGGACATTCCGATGCCGCTCGCTGAAGACTCCCAACCCCAACCTCCAGCACCACCACCACAGGAACCACCACCAGAACCTCCGCAGCCACCAGACGAGCCTGTGACGGCTAATGGGGATGCGGAGACTAATGGGGAAGAG CCAACATCCACACCACCGATCACCAACACAGTGGCCAAGGGTGGTAGCGTAGTGGAAAGTGTGCTCCTCAATAGTCAGCAACCACCGCTCCCTAAGCCCAAGAGCCTCACAAAACTGCCTATGCCGCCTAATACTCAG GTAGAAGACATTAAAACTCTAGCCAACGAGAGTCCACTGAGCACTCCATCGCCCAGTCCCGTGAAAAAACCAGAAAAGCCCAAGAAAACTGGCATCATGAACTTGCCTATGCCACCtg tgatACCGGGTTCAGAGGAACTAAGTGGGGATGAAGTGGAGGGTTCAACACCACCGCCCGTGTCCCATTCGGATAGATACTCGCATGTGTTCACCAGGAAAAAGGACAgtaat AGTGGTGCAAAATTAAAAAGGCCTCGCATATTAAAACGTCGCGGCTCGAAAGTGGTGCCCGTGGTCACCGCTACGCATCACGCGAAAGACTGGGGAGAGAAGTGTGTTGATGGCTTCCAG GTGATAACCCAAATCGGTGAAGGCACGTACGGGCAAGTGTACAAAGCTCGCGATAAGAACACGGGCCAGCTTGTCGCACTCAAGAAGGTTCGACTGGAAAACGAGAAGGAGGGCTTCCCGATCACTGCGGTGAGAGAGATCAAGATTCTGCGGCAGCTGAATCACAAGAATATCGTTAATTTGAGAGAGATTGTCACGGATAAGCAGGATGCTATGGACTTTAGGAAG GATAAAGGCTCGTTCTACCTAGTCTTTGAGTACATGGACCACGATCTCATGGGCTTGCTGGAGTCCAAAATGGTGGACTTTACGGAGTCGCACAATGCGTCCATCATGAGGCAGCTCCTCGACGGCCTGGCATACTGTCACCGCAAGAACTTTCTTCATCGAGACATCAAGTGCAGTAATATATTGATGAATAATAA GGGTGAAGTGAAATTAGGTGACTTTGGTCTCGCGCGGCTGTGGTCCGCTGAGGACCGCCAACGGCCCTACACTAACAAG gtAATCACGTTGTGGTACCGACCGCCGGAATTACTTTTGGGTGAGGAGCGCTACGGGCCCGCGGTGGACGTGTGGTCGATGGGCTGCATACTGGGGGAGCTGTTCCTTAAGCACCCGCTGTTTCag GCGAACATGGAAATGATGCAGCTGGAGATGATATCCCGTGTCTGCGGCACCCCTGTCCCAGGTGTATGGCCGAACGTAGTCAACTTGCCCCTGTGGCACACTCTGCGTCCCAAGCGCTTCCACAAGCGCTGTGTGCGGGAACACTTTGCGTTCATGCCGGCCCCAGCGCTGCACCTGTTGGACAGGATGCTGGAGCTGGACCCGGATAGACGGATCACGGCTGAGGAGGCGCTGAAGAGCCAGTGGTTGAAGAGCGTGGTGCCGGACCA
- the LOC123696095 gene encoding cyclin-dependent kinase 12 isoform X2, with amino-acid sequence MERSHDKRHSKHHKEKHKKHSHKKHRSHSSGTHDQSYATSNSVKPLVEYSDVSSEDLSAPEAGEIESEASSIGRHIADDLDRTRKSHSVRTFLDNKISVTTTSRRAADEYALIRDSSSAARKKRDLDYDDELEFDRYKKKGKRKKDKKKKKKRSKHRSKSASLESVSPDDRLLTETARPPTPQRYTQVPISEWEKPSSPLHNGSCSPVSPTTPPILRDRHDISPRHRIDHHEPHNLLPYSPLRERSPLISTSRRRQKSSTPHTPSIPPYHDTVTIDSDNEEYESRRREYWHEQHRLANEVMVISDSPVHESRSREFSPRRHRKRSPHRRRSRERERHRDHRLHHRSDSRSSLKRRRSASRTKRRSSSPPRHRTKHKEPSRDRHRSRHDSPSPPTNVLQRRIDFKEKISDTSLFAELVKDKHKRAKKLQEILNQKEEESQGAMSSTASINNADILTIDELSNATADSSTQASKENGDTHPKGQDVVDIPMPLAEDSQPQPPAPPPQEPPPEPPQPPDEPVTANGDAETNGEEPTSTPPITNTVAKGGSVVESVLLNSQQPPLPKPKSLTKLPMPPNTQVEDIKTLANESPLSTPSPSPVKKPEKPKKTGIMNLPMPPVIPGSEELSGDEVEGSTPPPVSHSDRYSHVFTRKKDSNSGAKLKRPRILKRRGSKVVPVVTATHHAKDWGEKCVDGFQVITQIGEGTYGQVYKARDKNTGQLVALKKVRLENEKEGFPITAVREIKILRQLNHKNIVNLREIVTDKQDAMDFRKDKGSFYLVFEYMDHDLMGLLESKMVDFTESHNASIMRQLLDGLAYCHRKNFLHRDIKCSNILMNNKGEVKLGDFGLARLWSAEDRQRPYTNKVITLWYRPPELLLGEERYGPAVDVWSMGCILGELFLKHPLFQANMEMMQLEMISRVCGTPVPGVWPNVVNLPLWHTLRPKRFHKRCVREHFAFMPAPALHLLDRMLELDPDRRITAEEALKSQWLKSVVPDQMPAPELPTWQDCHELWSKQRRRQQREQEQGKPKGYNADDKDFKQNESSNQSDSSFKSDFKEFKPDPPQETGQVK; translated from the exons ATGGAGCGGAGCCACGACAAGCGACATAGCAAGCACCACAAGGAGAAACATAAGAAACATTCGCACAAGAAGCACAGGAGTCATTCCAGCGGTACACACGATCAATCTTATGCTACTAGTAACTCAGTTAAACCCCTGGTGGAGTATTCCGATGTGAGCTCCGAGGATCTGTCGGCCCCGGAGGCCGGCGAGATCGAGAGCGAGGCTAGTTCGATCGGAAGGCACATTGCCGACGACCTAGATAGAACCAGGAAATCCCACTCGGTCCGCACGTTTCTCGACAACAAGATCTCGGTCACGACCACGAGCCGTCGGGCTGCGGACGAATACGCTCTCATCCGTGATTCTTCTTCAGCAGCGAGGAAGAAGCGCGACCTGGACTACGACGATGAGCTGGAGTTCGATCGTTACAAGAAGAAGGGGAAAAGAAAGAAGGAcaagaagaagaaaaagaagagGTCCAAACATCGATCGAAGTCCGCAAGCTTAGAGAGCGTGTCGCCAGACGATCGCTTGCTGACCGAGACCGCTAGGCCGCCGACGCCGCAGCGGTACACACAAGTGCCTATAAGCGAATGGGAGAAACCGTCCTCACCGCTCCATAATGGTTCATGTTCTCCTGTCTCCCCTACGACCCCGCCAATATTGCGGGACAGACATGACATATCACCGAGGCATAGGATTGATCATCATGAACCACACAACTTATTACCATATTCTCCACTACGTGAGAGATCTCCATTAATCAG CACAAGCAGAAGGCGGCAGAAGTCTTCCACACCGCACACACCATCCATTCCACCATACCATGATACTGTGACTATAGATTCTGATAACGAGGAATATGAGAGCCGTCGTAGGGAATACTGGCATGAGCAGCACAGGCTGGCTAACGAAGTTATGGTTATTTCAG ACTCGCCGGTGCACGAGTCGCGCAGCCGCGAGTTCAGCCCGCGGCGGCACCGCAAGCGCAGCCCGCACCGCCGCCGCAGCCGCGAGCGGGAGCGACACCGGGACCATCGCCTGCACCACCG GTCGGACAGCCGCAGTTCGCTCAAGCGTCGCCGTTCAGCGTCACGCACTAAGCGACGCTCGTCATCTCCGCCGCGACACCGAACCAAGCATAAGGAGCCCAGTCGGGATCGGCACAG AAGCAGGCACGACTCGCCGAGCCCGCCGACTAACGTTCTGCAGCGTAGGATAGACTTCAAGGAGAAGATCAGCGATACCAGTCTGTTTGCTGAACTGGTCAAGGACAAGCATAAGAGAGCTAAG AAACTGCAAGAGATTCTGAACCAAAAGGAGGAAGAGTCTCAGGGTGCGATGTCGAGCACGGCGTCCATCAACAACGCGGACATTCTGACGATAGACGAACTATCCAATGCAACGGCTGATAGTTCTACGCAG GCGTCCAAAGAGAACGGTGACACGCACCCCAAGGGCCAGGACGTGGTGGACATTCCGATGCCGCTCGCTGAAGACTCCCAACCCCAACCTCCAGCACCACCACCACAGGAACCACCACCAGAACCTCCGCAGCCACCAGACGAGCCTGTGACGGCTAATGGGGATGCGGAGACTAATGGGGAAGAG CCAACATCCACACCACCGATCACCAACACAGTGGCCAAGGGTGGTAGCGTAGTGGAAAGTGTGCTCCTCAATAGTCAGCAACCACCGCTCCCTAAGCCCAAGAGCCTCACAAAACTGCCTATGCCGCCTAATACTCAG GTAGAAGACATTAAAACTCTAGCCAACGAGAGTCCACTGAGCACTCCATCGCCCAGTCCCGTGAAAAAACCAGAAAAGCCCAAGAAAACTGGCATCATGAACTTGCCTATGCCACCtg tgatACCGGGTTCAGAGGAACTAAGTGGGGATGAAGTGGAGGGTTCAACACCACCGCCCGTGTCCCATTCGGATAGATACTCGCATGTGTTCACCAGGAAAAAGGACAgtaat AGTGGTGCAAAATTAAAAAGGCCTCGCATATTAAAACGTCGCGGCTCGAAAGTGGTGCCCGTGGTCACCGCTACGCATCACGCGAAAGACTGGGGAGAGAAGTGTGTTGATGGCTTCCAG GTGATAACCCAAATCGGTGAAGGCACGTACGGGCAAGTGTACAAAGCTCGCGATAAGAACACGGGCCAGCTTGTCGCACTCAAGAAGGTTCGACTGGAAAACGAGAAGGAGGGCTTCCCGATCACTGCGGTGAGAGAGATCAAGATTCTGCGGCAGCTGAATCACAAGAATATCGTTAATTTGAGAGAGATTGTCACGGATAAGCAGGATGCTATGGACTTTAGGAAG GATAAAGGCTCGTTCTACCTAGTCTTTGAGTACATGGACCACGATCTCATGGGCTTGCTGGAGTCCAAAATGGTGGACTTTACGGAGTCGCACAATGCGTCCATCATGAGGCAGCTCCTCGACGGCCTGGCATACTGTCACCGCAAGAACTTTCTTCATCGAGACATCAAGTGCAGTAATATATTGATGAATAATAA GGGTGAAGTGAAATTAGGTGACTTTGGTCTCGCGCGGCTGTGGTCCGCTGAGGACCGCCAACGGCCCTACACTAACAAG gtAATCACGTTGTGGTACCGACCGCCGGAATTACTTTTGGGTGAGGAGCGCTACGGGCCCGCGGTGGACGTGTGGTCGATGGGCTGCATACTGGGGGAGCTGTTCCTTAAGCACCCGCTGTTTCag GCGAACATGGAAATGATGCAGCTGGAGATGATATCCCGTGTCTGCGGCACCCCTGTCCCAGGTGTATGGCCGAACGTAGTCAACTTGCCCCTGTGGCACACTCTGCGTCCCAAGCGCTTCCACAAGCGCTGTGTGCGGGAACACTTTGCGTTCATGCCGGCCCCAGCGCTGCACCTGTTGGACAGGATGCTGGAGCTGGACCCGGATAGACGGATCACGGCTGAGGAGGCGCTGAAGAGCCAGTGGTTGAAGAGCGTGGTGCCGGACCA
- the LOC123696095 gene encoding cyclin-dependent kinase 12 isoform X3 → MERSHDKRHSKHHKEKHKKHSHKKHRSHSSAARKKRDLDYDDELEFDRYKKKGKRKKDKKKKKKRSKHRSKSASLESVSPDDRLLTETARPPTPQRYTQVPISEWEKPSSPLHNGSCSPVSPTTPPILRDRHDISPRHRIDHHEPHNLLPYSPLRERSPLISIDLCTSRRRQKSSTPHTPSIPPYHDTVTIDSDNEEYESRRREYWHEQHRLANEVMVISDSPVHESRSREFSPRRHRKRSPHRRRSRERERHRDHRLHHRSDSRSSLKRRRSASRTKRRSSSPPRHRTKHKEPSRDRHRSRHDSPSPPTNVLQRRIDFKEKISDTSLFAELVKDKHKRAKKLQEILNQKEEESQGAMSSTASINNADILTIDELSNATADSSTQASKENGDTHPKGQDVVDIPMPLAEDSQPQPPAPPPQEPPPEPPQPPDEPVTANGDAETNGEEPTSTPPITNTVAKGGSVVESVLLNSQQPPLPKPKSLTKLPMPPNTQVEDIKTLANESPLSTPSPSPVKKPEKPKKTGIMNLPMPPVIPGSEELSGDEVEGSTPPPVSHSDRYSHVFTRKKDSNSGAKLKRPRILKRRGSKVVPVVTATHHAKDWGEKCVDGFQVITQIGEGTYGQVYKARDKNTGQLVALKKVRLENEKEGFPITAVREIKILRQLNHKNIVNLREIVTDKQDAMDFRKDKGSFYLVFEYMDHDLMGLLESKMVDFTESHNASIMRQLLDGLAYCHRKNFLHRDIKCSNILMNNKGEVKLGDFGLARLWSAEDRQRPYTNKVITLWYRPPELLLGEERYGPAVDVWSMGCILGELFLKHPLFQANMEMMQLEMISRVCGTPVPGVWPNVVNLPLWHTLRPKRFHKRCVREHFAFMPAPALHLLDRMLELDPDRRITAEEALKSQWLKSVVPDQMPAPELPTWQDCHELWSKQRRRQQREQEQGKPKGYNADDKDFKQNESSNQSDSSFKSDFKEFKPDPPQETGQVK, encoded by the exons ATGGAGCGGAGCCACGACAAGCGACATAGCAAGCACCACAAGGAGAAACATAAGAAACATTCGCACAAGAAGCACAGGAGTCATTCCAGCG CAGCGAGGAAGAAGCGCGACCTGGACTACGACGATGAGCTGGAGTTCGATCGTTACAAGAAGAAGGGGAAAAGAAAGAAGGAcaagaagaagaaaaagaagagGTCCAAACATCGATCGAAGTCCGCAAGCTTAGAGAGCGTGTCGCCAGACGATCGCTTGCTGACCGAGACCGCTAGGCCGCCGACGCCGCAGCGGTACACACAAGTGCCTATAAGCGAATGGGAGAAACCGTCCTCACCGCTCCATAATGGTTCATGTTCTCCTGTCTCCCCTACGACCCCGCCAATATTGCGGGACAGACATGACATATCACCGAGGCATAGGATTGATCATCATGAACCACACAACTTATTACCATATTCTCCACTACGTGAGAGATCTCCATTAATCAG TATTGACTTATG CACAAGCAGAAGGCGGCAGAAGTCTTCCACACCGCACACACCATCCATTCCACCATACCATGATACTGTGACTATAGATTCTGATAACGAGGAATATGAGAGCCGTCGTAGGGAATACTGGCATGAGCAGCACAGGCTGGCTAACGAAGTTATGGTTATTTCAG ACTCGCCGGTGCACGAGTCGCGCAGCCGCGAGTTCAGCCCGCGGCGGCACCGCAAGCGCAGCCCGCACCGCCGCCGCAGCCGCGAGCGGGAGCGACACCGGGACCATCGCCTGCACCACCG GTCGGACAGCCGCAGTTCGCTCAAGCGTCGCCGTTCAGCGTCACGCACTAAGCGACGCTCGTCATCTCCGCCGCGACACCGAACCAAGCATAAGGAGCCCAGTCGGGATCGGCACAG AAGCAGGCACGACTCGCCGAGCCCGCCGACTAACGTTCTGCAGCGTAGGATAGACTTCAAGGAGAAGATCAGCGATACCAGTCTGTTTGCTGAACTGGTCAAGGACAAGCATAAGAGAGCTAAG AAACTGCAAGAGATTCTGAACCAAAAGGAGGAAGAGTCTCAGGGTGCGATGTCGAGCACGGCGTCCATCAACAACGCGGACATTCTGACGATAGACGAACTATCCAATGCAACGGCTGATAGTTCTACGCAG GCGTCCAAAGAGAACGGTGACACGCACCCCAAGGGCCAGGACGTGGTGGACATTCCGATGCCGCTCGCTGAAGACTCCCAACCCCAACCTCCAGCACCACCACCACAGGAACCACCACCAGAACCTCCGCAGCCACCAGACGAGCCTGTGACGGCTAATGGGGATGCGGAGACTAATGGGGAAGAG CCAACATCCACACCACCGATCACCAACACAGTGGCCAAGGGTGGTAGCGTAGTGGAAAGTGTGCTCCTCAATAGTCAGCAACCACCGCTCCCTAAGCCCAAGAGCCTCACAAAACTGCCTATGCCGCCTAATACTCAG GTAGAAGACATTAAAACTCTAGCCAACGAGAGTCCACTGAGCACTCCATCGCCCAGTCCCGTGAAAAAACCAGAAAAGCCCAAGAAAACTGGCATCATGAACTTGCCTATGCCACCtg tgatACCGGGTTCAGAGGAACTAAGTGGGGATGAAGTGGAGGGTTCAACACCACCGCCCGTGTCCCATTCGGATAGATACTCGCATGTGTTCACCAGGAAAAAGGACAgtaat AGTGGTGCAAAATTAAAAAGGCCTCGCATATTAAAACGTCGCGGCTCGAAAGTGGTGCCCGTGGTCACCGCTACGCATCACGCGAAAGACTGGGGAGAGAAGTGTGTTGATGGCTTCCAG GTGATAACCCAAATCGGTGAAGGCACGTACGGGCAAGTGTACAAAGCTCGCGATAAGAACACGGGCCAGCTTGTCGCACTCAAGAAGGTTCGACTGGAAAACGAGAAGGAGGGCTTCCCGATCACTGCGGTGAGAGAGATCAAGATTCTGCGGCAGCTGAATCACAAGAATATCGTTAATTTGAGAGAGATTGTCACGGATAAGCAGGATGCTATGGACTTTAGGAAG GATAAAGGCTCGTTCTACCTAGTCTTTGAGTACATGGACCACGATCTCATGGGCTTGCTGGAGTCCAAAATGGTGGACTTTACGGAGTCGCACAATGCGTCCATCATGAGGCAGCTCCTCGACGGCCTGGCATACTGTCACCGCAAGAACTTTCTTCATCGAGACATCAAGTGCAGTAATATATTGATGAATAATAA GGGTGAAGTGAAATTAGGTGACTTTGGTCTCGCGCGGCTGTGGTCCGCTGAGGACCGCCAACGGCCCTACACTAACAAG gtAATCACGTTGTGGTACCGACCGCCGGAATTACTTTTGGGTGAGGAGCGCTACGGGCCCGCGGTGGACGTGTGGTCGATGGGCTGCATACTGGGGGAGCTGTTCCTTAAGCACCCGCTGTTTCag GCGAACATGGAAATGATGCAGCTGGAGATGATATCCCGTGTCTGCGGCACCCCTGTCCCAGGTGTATGGCCGAACGTAGTCAACTTGCCCCTGTGGCACACTCTGCGTCCCAAGCGCTTCCACAAGCGCTGTGTGCGGGAACACTTTGCGTTCATGCCGGCCCCAGCGCTGCACCTGTTGGACAGGATGCTGGAGCTGGACCCGGATAGACGGATCACGGCTGAGGAGGCGCTGAAGAGCCAGTGGTTGAAGAGCGTGGTGCCGGACCA